In Streptomyces sp. NBC_01717, one DNA window encodes the following:
- a CDS encoding ATP-binding protein produces the protein MPPYQPSADWQYEIPTTGSKRLPPAARYVESLTHQGYGFEAAIADLIDNSIDAGARNVVVSFLRDDDRLAGLLVVDDGCGMNDEALDTAMTVGGREGYAASALGHFGAGLKAASLSHADSLTVISRTKKSPSTGRRWLTARAQADFTCDVVDPRYCQDLVDRYDGIVEWHGTIVRWDRVRAFDTVTAGQADRFLNDAIEKLETHLGLYLHRFLAREDFNIDIVVEDVRTKEELDHRGVEPIDPFGYRIPGRPGYPRTYAAPVEGVGEVALTAHIWPPKSPLVSFRGIGPLAERQGFYIYRNDRLVQAGGWNSTRSAEGHLALARIAVDLPTEPNDVFSLTVKKDGVTVTPAFARGLEQATDDKGQTFAAYLQEAETTYREAARRATEPQRKAVLPAGKGLDPKLRRQLRDELPELEGEDPITFRWDSLPSDVFFELDREEREVKLNKEYRQVFNVGRRGGLNDAPVVKSMLYLMVNEIFQKERVRAVHTDNVALWNSVLVTAARCELAR, from the coding sequence ATGCCGCCTTATCAGCCTTCTGCCGACTGGCAGTACGAGATCCCGACGACCGGCAGCAAGCGGCTGCCGCCCGCCGCCCGCTACGTCGAATCGCTGACGCACCAGGGGTACGGCTTCGAGGCCGCCATCGCCGACCTCATCGACAACTCCATCGACGCGGGCGCCCGTAACGTCGTCGTCAGCTTCCTCCGGGACGATGACCGCCTTGCCGGCCTTCTTGTCGTCGACGACGGGTGCGGCATGAACGACGAGGCCCTGGACACCGCGATGACGGTCGGCGGCCGTGAGGGATACGCGGCAAGCGCGCTCGGTCACTTCGGGGCGGGTCTCAAGGCCGCCTCCCTCTCACACGCCGATTCGCTGACCGTCATCAGCCGCACCAAGAAGAGCCCGTCCACCGGCCGCCGCTGGCTGACGGCGCGCGCTCAGGCCGACTTCACGTGCGACGTCGTCGATCCCCGCTACTGCCAGGACCTCGTCGACCGCTACGACGGAATCGTCGAATGGCACGGCACGATCGTCCGCTGGGACCGGGTGCGGGCCTTCGACACCGTGACGGCGGGGCAGGCCGACCGCTTCCTCAATGACGCGATCGAGAAGCTGGAGACCCACCTCGGTCTGTATCTGCACCGCTTCCTCGCCCGCGAGGACTTCAACATCGACATCGTCGTCGAGGACGTACGGACGAAAGAGGAGCTGGACCACCGCGGCGTCGAGCCGATCGACCCGTTCGGCTACCGCATACCGGGCCGGCCCGGCTACCCGCGTACGTACGCGGCACCCGTGGAGGGTGTCGGAGAAGTGGCTCTCACCGCTCACATCTGGCCGCCGAAGTCGCCGCTGGTCAGCTTCCGTGGCATCGGACCGCTCGCCGAACGCCAGGGCTTCTACATCTACCGCAACGACCGCCTCGTCCAGGCAGGCGGCTGGAACAGCACCCGCAGCGCCGAGGGACACCTCGCGCTGGCCCGCATCGCCGTCGACCTGCCGACCGAACCGAACGACGTCTTCAGCCTCACGGTGAAGAAGGACGGCGTGACGGTCACCCCCGCCTTCGCCCGCGGCCTCGAACAGGCCACGGACGACAAGGGCCAGACGTTCGCCGCCTATCTCCAGGAGGCGGAGACGACGTACCGGGAGGCGGCCCGGCGCGCCACCGAGCCGCAGCGCAAGGCCGTCCTCCCGGCCGGCAAGGGCCTGGACCCGAAGCTGAGGCGTCAGCTGCGTGACGAACTTCCGGAGCTGGAGGGCGAGGACCCGATCACGTTCCGCTGGGACAGCCTGCCCTCGGACGTGTTCTTCGAACTCGACCGCGAGGAGCGGGAGGTCAAGCTCAACAAGGAGTACCGGCAGGTCTTCAACGTCGGTCGCCGCGGTGGGCTGAACGACGCGCCGGTGGTGAAGAGCATGCTCTACCTCATGGTCAACGAGATCTTCCAGAAGGAACGGGTGCGGGCCGTCCACACCGACAACGTGGCGCTGTGGAACAGCGTCCTGGTGACCGCCGCCCGCTGCGAACTCGCGCGCTGA
- a CDS encoding SEC-C domain-containing protein, producing the protein MRPDTPADHIAEAERLLRTAAQYPDDREPLLLRAAAHLELAGERTRATPLYDELLAVDAAEPYLIKALKASNLWEYGHEAEARAIIEGIRAAGPLEPGPWQIAAETLESHDELESAHDFLSTALTLLLAPGEEVPYATQSLLIGRHRVRRLMGVDHDTWDDLTDTLHTATVPLDELHDPKRLWSLGSSDPGELQAEITRLRAELGTYRTALSRPFPVAVLHWPEPELSELLAGYPTLRAEYPSHAEHLADLEAALRDLHSAGTPNLGIVTGTVPSYEAFAASEAASPSDPNLLPQYATTLAARGRAVPWPPARTAACWCGSGRAYRDCHGVA; encoded by the coding sequence ATGCGCCCCGACACGCCTGCTGACCACATTGCCGAAGCCGAGCGCCTGCTGCGCACGGCGGCGCAGTACCCCGACGACCGGGAGCCGCTGCTCCTCCGGGCCGCCGCCCACCTGGAACTCGCCGGCGAGCGCACCCGCGCCACTCCCCTCTACGACGAGCTCCTCGCCGTGGACGCCGCCGAGCCATACCTGATCAAGGCCCTCAAGGCATCGAACCTCTGGGAGTACGGCCACGAGGCCGAGGCCCGCGCCATCATCGAGGGCATCCGCGCGGCGGGGCCCCTCGAACCCGGCCCCTGGCAGATCGCAGCCGAGACCCTGGAATCGCACGACGAGCTGGAGTCGGCCCACGACTTCCTCTCGACCGCGCTGACCCTGCTCCTGGCCCCGGGCGAGGAAGTCCCTTACGCCACCCAGTCGCTGCTGATCGGCCGCCACCGGGTACGCCGCCTGATGGGCGTCGACCACGACACCTGGGACGACCTGACCGACACGCTCCACACCGCCACGGTCCCGCTGGACGAACTCCACGACCCGAAGCGGCTGTGGTCACTCGGCTCGTCCGACCCGGGCGAACTCCAGGCCGAGATCACCCGCCTCCGCGCCGAACTGGGCACCTACCGCACCGCTCTCTCCCGCCCGTTCCCGGTGGCGGTCCTGCACTGGCCGGAGCCCGAACTGAGCGAGCTCCTCGCCGGCTACCCCACCCTGCGCGCCGAGTACCCCTCCCACGCCGAACACCTCGCCGACCTGGAAGCCGCCCTCCGCGACCTCCACTCCGCGGGCACCCCGAACCTGGGCATCGTCACCGGCACGGTCCCCTCGTACGAGGCCTTCGCCGCCTCCGAAGCCGCGTCCCCGTCCGACCCGAACCTCCTCCCCCAGTACGCGACGACGCTGGCAGCCCGCGGCCGCGCGGTGCCCTGGCCTCCGGCACGGACGGCGGCCTGCTGGTGCGGATCGGGGCGGGCTTACCGGGACTGCCACGGGGTGGCATGA
- a CDS encoding class E sortase: protein MVQRNPRGRRLAARGLWSGAEVVVTLGVVLLLLVVHQLWWTNRQARADARHKVQSLEREWGRPGSEDAGVPSAPPGEGADTDTDAVGEGGGAPAGGARAAAAAAPRWDQAYAVIRIPRLGLTAPVAQGISKSGVLDKGYVGHYPRTAQPGGAGNFALAGHRNTHGEPFRYINRLRRGDRITVETRERVYTYVVDKTLAQTAARDSGVIAAVPRSNLKPAFGYSEPGSYVTLTTCTPEFTSRYRLVVWGKLAGVQER, encoded by the coding sequence ATGGTGCAGCGGAACCCGCGTGGGCGGCGCCTCGCCGCGCGCGGGCTGTGGTCGGGTGCCGAGGTGGTCGTGACCCTCGGTGTGGTGCTGCTGCTTCTCGTCGTCCATCAGCTGTGGTGGACCAATAGGCAGGCCAGGGCCGATGCCCGGCACAAGGTGCAGTCCCTGGAGCGGGAGTGGGGGCGGCCGGGGAGCGAGGATGCCGGTGTTCCGTCCGCCCCGCCCGGCGAAGGGGCGGATACGGACACGGATGCGGTGGGGGAGGGCGGGGGCGCGCCGGCGGGTGGCGCGCGTGCGGCAGCGGCTGCCGCGCCCCGCTGGGATCAGGCCTACGCCGTCATCCGCATCCCGCGCCTCGGGCTCACCGCCCCCGTCGCCCAGGGCATCAGCAAGAGCGGCGTCCTCGACAAGGGGTATGTCGGGCACTACCCGCGCACCGCGCAGCCCGGTGGCGCCGGGAACTTCGCGCTCGCCGGGCACCGCAATACGCACGGTGAGCCGTTCCGCTACATCAATCGGCTGCGGCGCGGCGACCGGATCACTGTCGAGACCCGGGAGCGCGTGTACACATACGTCGTCGACAAGACGCTGGCGCAGACCGCCGCCCGGGACAGCGGGGTCATCGCCGCCGTGCCGCGGAGCAATCTGAAGCCTGCTTTCGGGTACAGCGAGCCCGGTTCGTACGTGACGCTGACCACGTGCACGCCTGAATTCACCTCCCGTTACCGCCTTGTCGTGTGGGGGAAGCTGGCGGGTGTGCAGGAGCGGTAG
- a CDS encoding DUF3311 domain-containing protein, whose translation MLVPYVLYLGALPFVNRVRPVVLGLPFLFVWLLGATLLTPVAVWLTRRGDRR comes from the coding sequence TTGCTGGTTCCCTACGTGCTGTACCTGGGGGCGCTGCCGTTCGTGAACCGGGTCCGCCCCGTCGTGCTCGGACTGCCGTTCCTCTTCGTGTGGCTGCTCGGGGCGACCCTGCTGACACCCGTGGCGGTCTGGCTGACCCGACGGGGGGACCGCCGGTGA
- a CDS encoding sodium:solute symporter family protein produces the protein MNAAVATSVFGAFMVATVALGLLAVRGRGNRGRDGLAEWSVGGRSLGTVFIWVLMAGEGYTSFSYLGAAGWGYNYGAPVLYVVAYMSCGYAVGYVVGPMLWAYARRHGLVGITDMVAHRFGRPWLGALVAVLATVFLLPYIQLQITGMGVVVSTISYGAISLNWAYFIAFAVTTGFVVVSGLRGSAWVSVLKDVLVIGTLGFLACYVPMHYFDGYGPFLDRLVTEKSEWLTFPGHGDSGLGQAWFITTSFLNSLTVVIFPTTVAGYLGAKNADVLRRNAMWLPAYNVLLFVPMLLGMAALFVVPGLVGAESNLALFKLVVDSLPAWAVGVIGVAAALSSIVPMAVFMLVIGTMWGRSVLSLVPRWQQRQKGAAQTVVVVAGVIALVLTYTAPNTLVRLSLISYEGMAQLLPMVLLGLMWRRLTLLGAMAGLVVGVGVVCGFVFTENDPVWGVNAGIVALGANLAVALAVTYAGPREHDDRPDGDVLARDEPGERQETVESREPELSGVGVSEASDAPAGA, from the coding sequence GTGAACGCCGCAGTCGCAACCTCCGTCTTCGGGGCCTTCATGGTGGCCACCGTCGCTCTCGGGCTCCTCGCCGTGCGAGGCCGCGGGAACAGGGGCCGTGACGGGCTTGCCGAGTGGTCCGTCGGCGGACGCAGCCTCGGAACCGTCTTCATCTGGGTGCTGATGGCCGGTGAGGGCTACACCAGCTTCAGCTATCTCGGCGCCGCGGGATGGGGCTACAACTACGGGGCCCCCGTGCTTTATGTGGTGGCGTACATGTCCTGCGGCTACGCCGTCGGGTATGTCGTCGGGCCGATGCTCTGGGCGTACGCGCGCCGGCACGGGCTCGTCGGGATCACCGACATGGTCGCGCACCGCTTCGGACGGCCCTGGCTCGGCGCCCTCGTCGCCGTCCTCGCGACCGTCTTCCTGCTGCCGTACATCCAGCTGCAGATCACCGGCATGGGTGTCGTCGTCTCCACCATCTCGTACGGTGCCATCAGCCTGAACTGGGCGTACTTCATAGCCTTCGCCGTCACCACGGGTTTCGTCGTGGTCAGCGGACTGCGCGGCAGCGCCTGGGTGTCCGTGCTCAAGGACGTGCTGGTGATCGGCACTCTCGGGTTCCTCGCCTGCTACGTCCCCATGCACTACTTCGACGGGTACGGGCCTTTCCTGGACCGGCTCGTCACCGAGAAGAGCGAGTGGCTGACCTTCCCCGGGCACGGCGACAGCGGGCTCGGGCAGGCGTGGTTCATCACCACCTCGTTCCTCAACTCCCTCACCGTGGTGATCTTCCCGACCACCGTCGCCGGCTACCTCGGCGCGAAGAACGCCGACGTCCTGCGCCGCAACGCGATGTGGCTGCCCGCCTACAACGTGCTGCTGTTCGTCCCGATGCTGCTCGGCATGGCCGCCCTCTTCGTCGTGCCGGGGCTCGTCGGCGCCGAGTCCAACCTCGCGCTCTTCAAGCTCGTCGTGGACTCGCTGCCCGCCTGGGCCGTCGGCGTCATCGGGGTGGCGGCCGCGCTGTCGTCGATCGTGCCCATGGCCGTCTTCATGCTCGTCATCGGCACCATGTGGGGGCGCAGTGTGCTCTCGCTCGTACCGCGCTGGCAGCAGCGGCAGAAGGGCGCCGCGCAGACCGTGGTCGTGGTGGCGGGTGTCATCGCGCTCGTGCTGACGTACACCGCGCCGAACACGCTGGTGCGGCTCTCCCTCATCTCGTACGAGGGGATGGCGCAACTGCTCCCCATGGTGCTGCTGGGACTGATGTGGCGGCGGCTGACGCTGCTCGGTGCGATGGCCGGGCTGGTCGTGGGCGTGGGCGTGGTCTGCGGGTTCGTGTTCACCGAGAACGATCCGGTGTGGGGCGTGAACGCGGGCATCGTCGCCCTCGGCGCCAACCTCGCCGTCGCGCTCGCGGTGACCTACGCGGGCCCGCGCGAGCACGACGACCGGCCGGACGGCGACGTGCTCGCGCGGGACGAGCCGGGGGAGAGGCAGGAGACCGTGGAGAGCCGGGAGCCGGAGCTCTCGGGGGTGGGCGTCAGCGAGGCGAGCGACGCTCCCGCAGGAGCATGA
- a CDS encoding MFS transporter codes for MAQPTRPLTQQLAHTPPHPPRPAATRPTAALSTSSPRPTATLAVTALATTVALMNYTSPLTTVPDISAALATPASGQAWLINGTPLGLAAFLLVVGSLADDYGRRRLFLIGTLGLGVTTAAGAFATSTLAFTLARVAQGAATAAILATSLGLLVGAFPMGTARIRATGIWGAFVSGGIALGPLLAGSLGTVDWRLTYAALGVAALVTAGFAFRTLSESRSPRGGRPDFAGTAALGLAMTALLTALTLGREGWLRASVGLLLLAALALTAVFVVVERRAAAPLIDLTLLRSRPFLTSLAGGLFTGLAVIGLFSYLPTLLQGGLGLSAMGTAWLFLLWSGTSFVVALQARRLTGRVSARHQLAAGFALHAVAVLALLGTLDTGTAGPSVWLRLTVALVVSGIGSGLLNAALPRVAVESVPAERAAMGSGANNTARYLGSSAGVALTIAVATSGSGADGAVLLSVAMALVATVGVMLLRERRSPR; via the coding sequence ATGGCGCAGCCCACACGTCCCCTCACTCAGCAGCTCGCACACACCCCACCGCACCCCCCGAGACCCGCCGCGACCCGCCCGACCGCCGCCCTCTCCACCTCCTCTCCCCGCCCCACCGCCACCCTCGCCGTCACCGCTCTGGCCACCACCGTGGCGCTGATGAACTACACGTCGCCATTGACGACCGTCCCCGACATCTCCGCTGCGCTCGCCACCCCCGCCTCCGGCCAGGCCTGGCTGATCAACGGCACCCCGCTCGGACTGGCAGCCTTCCTCCTGGTCGTGGGCAGCCTCGCCGACGACTACGGCCGGCGCAGGCTGTTCCTCATCGGCACCCTGGGCCTCGGCGTCACCACCGCCGCCGGCGCCTTCGCGACCAGCACGCTCGCCTTCACGCTGGCCCGCGTGGCCCAGGGTGCGGCCACCGCGGCGATCCTCGCGACCAGCCTGGGCCTGCTCGTCGGCGCGTTCCCCATGGGGACGGCCAGGATCAGGGCGACCGGGATCTGGGGCGCGTTCGTGAGTGGCGGGATCGCGCTCGGCCCCCTGCTCGCCGGCTCGCTCGGCACGGTCGACTGGCGGCTGACGTACGCCGCACTGGGTGTCGCCGCACTCGTCACGGCCGGCTTCGCGTTCCGCACGCTCTCCGAGTCCCGCTCGCCGCGCGGCGGCCGCCCCGATTTCGCGGGCACAGCGGCGCTCGGCCTGGCGATGACCGCGCTGCTGACGGCGCTCACGCTGGGCCGGGAGGGCTGGCTGCGCGCGAGTGTCGGCCTGCTGCTGCTTGCCGCGCTCGCGCTGACCGCCGTGTTCGTGGTGGTGGAGCGCCGGGCCGCGGCGCCGCTGATCGATCTGACGCTGCTGCGCAGCCGCCCGTTCCTGACGTCACTGGCGGGCGGTCTGTTCACCGGTCTCGCCGTGATCGGCCTGTTCAGCTATCTGCCGACACTGCTGCAGGGGGGACTCGGCCTGTCGGCGATGGGCACGGCGTGGCTGTTCCTGCTCTGGTCCGGTACGTCGTTCGTGGTGGCGCTGCAGGCACGGCGGCTGACAGGCAGGGTCTCGGCGCGCCATCAGCTGGCCGCGGGCTTCGCCCTGCACGCCGTGGCGGTGCTGGCGCTGCTGGGCACCCTGGACACAGGAACGGCGGGCCCGTCGGTGTGGCTGCGGCTCACCGTGGCGCTCGTCGTCTCCGGCATCGGCAGCGGCCTGCTCAACGCCGCGCTGCCGCGTGTCGCGGTGGAGTCGGTGCCCGCGGAGCGGGCGGCGATGGGTTCCGGGGCGAACAACACCGCCCGCTACCTCGGCTCGTCGGCGGGGGTCGCGCTGACGATCGCGGTCGCGACGTCGGGCTCGGGTGCGGACGGGGCGGTGCTGCTCTCGGTCGCGATGGCTCTGGTGGCGACGGTGGGCGTCATGCTCCTGCGGGAGCGTCGCTCGCCTCGCTGA
- a CDS encoding winged helix-turn-helix transcriptional regulator, producing the protein MALGKDYATQQCSIARALEVIGERWTLLVVRDAFYGVRRYSDFLVHLGIPRAVLAARLQSLIEAGVLEKRRYQQSPPRDEYLLTDSGKALWPVLRTLGVWGSEHISGTRPMRHFVHAACGTELGPWGNCPACAQVVSLEDVEMRPGDGLDPNRDPVSRALFAPRRLLQPLEADPV; encoded by the coding sequence ATGGCTCTCGGCAAGGACTACGCGACACAGCAGTGCTCGATCGCCCGCGCGCTCGAAGTGATCGGCGAGCGCTGGACCCTCCTGGTGGTGCGCGACGCGTTCTACGGCGTCCGCCGCTACAGCGACTTCCTCGTCCACCTCGGCATCCCGCGCGCCGTCCTCGCCGCCCGGCTGCAGTCCCTCATCGAGGCCGGAGTGCTGGAGAAGCGCCGCTACCAGCAGTCGCCGCCGCGCGACGAATACCTCCTCACCGACAGCGGCAAGGCCCTCTGGCCGGTCCTTCGCACCCTCGGTGTGTGGGGGAGCGAGCACATTTCCGGTACGCGTCCGATGCGGCACTTCGTCCATGCCGCCTGCGGTACGGAGCTGGGGCCGTGGGGCAACTGCCCGGCCTGTGCCCAGGTCGTATCGCTGGAAGATGTCGAGATGAGGCCGGGCGACGGACTCGACCCGAACCGCGATCCGGTCAGCCGCGCCCTGTTCGCGCCGCGCCGGCTGCTTCAGCCCCTGGAGGCCGACCCCGTCTGA
- a CDS encoding DUF6412 domain-containing protein, with protein MSGSISNRLRAGVARLPRPVGILLFLLTEVLLAEGGSLSAAVALAATAAAGSALVACSVISARCAAPVPRTRVRTAMRDREKRTAFLPQRDPDAKGRRRPRAPGHALLTAA; from the coding sequence ATGAGCGGCAGCATCAGCAACCGTCTGCGCGCCGGTGTCGCCCGCCTGCCCCGACCCGTCGGAATCCTGCTCTTCCTCCTCACCGAGGTCCTCCTCGCCGAGGGCGGCAGCCTGTCCGCCGCGGTCGCGCTCGCCGCCACCGCCGCCGCCGGTTCTGCGCTCGTCGCCTGCTCGGTGATCAGCGCCCGCTGCGCCGCCCCGGTGCCCCGCACCCGGGTCCGTACCGCCATGCGCGACCGCGAGAAACGCACCGCGTTCCTGCCGCAGCGCGACCCCGACGCCAAGGGGCGTCGGCGGCCCCGAGCCCCCGGTCATGCCCTCCTGACGGCCGCGTAG